The DNA segment ATTCAAATACGTGTAAACCTTTCAGCGCTGCGTGAACCTGATCCAAAACGCCGGTGCGTTTTACGCTGCCGCCGCCGTAGGTGATCAGGATGCGTGCATTTTCGGGCACTTCATTGCGTAGGTTAGCGATTTGGCCTTCGCCGAACAGAACTTTAGTTGGGGTGTGGAGTGTGAAATTTTGCATTGAAATTTGCCTCAGTGTTTATTTTGATTCGTTATGCTTTGGCCGTCGACGCCATTGCATTTTCTGAATGCTATTCTGGGCGTAATGAGCGTATGGCTCAATGCTCATTTCTGTTGGTGACTTGCCTATTTCTACAATCAACTGTAGAAATAGAGATGTATTTGGCATCATTCATTGCACTTTATTTGGTTCGGCGGGGATTGGTCAATGTTAATCGATGAGCGGTGGACACAGCTTGCACAGCAGCTAAGCCGTCAGGTGGCTCAGCCTGGAGTGAGTGCGTCACCGATTGAGAATGTAAAAATAATCTATGCTAATCAGCATCAACCGCGTACGCCGGTGATGTATGAGCCTTGTATTATCATTGTGTTACAAGGGCATAAAGTGGGCTATCTCGGCGAGCAGGTGTTTCGCTACGATCCCACTAATTATCTGCTGATGACGCTGCCATTACCCTGCGAATGCGAGACGTTTGCCACTCCAGATGAGCCGCTGATCGGTTTATCAGTGCGGGTAAACACCAGCATGTTGCAGGATCTCTTAATGGATATCGGTGACGGTTTGGCCGCCAAGCAGCGCTGTCAGTCGAGCGGTGTGAAATCGGTATCTTTGGATGAGTCAATGTTTTGTGCCACCGAACGCTTGGTCGATGCAATGGCTAATCCATTACAGGCGCGTGTATTAGGGCCGCAAATTGTGCGCGAAATGCTGTTCCACGCGCTGTGTGGAGACGGTGGCGAAGCGCTACAGGCGTTAGCTAACCGTCACAGCCACTTCAGTCAGATCGCTAAGGCGCTACGCCTGATTGAACAACAGTACTCAGATAGCCTAAACGTTGATTTGCTGGCGCAGGAAGTGAATATGAGCGTTTCTGCGTTTCATCATAATTTCAAAGCCGTTACGGCTACCTCTCCGCTGCAATATATCAAATCCTTCCGCTTGCATAAGGCGCGAATGATGATGTTGCATGACGGGCTAAAAGCCAGCACCGCGGCCATTCGCGTTGGTTATGAGAGCGCTTCGCAGTTTAGCCGTGAATATAAACGTTTCTTCGGTAATACGCCGAGTGAGCAAATGACGCGCTACCGCGAAGGTGGCTTGAGCATCGTTGAGCGATAAAAATGAATTTTGCCGCAGGAGTGGTCTGCCATGATTGAAAAGGAATATCTGTTAGCCGGTATGTGGGTGCGAGAGCATCGTCTATCGGTGCCGCTGAACTGGTCTGATGAAAATGATCCGCGCCGTATTACGGTTTTTGCACGTGAGTTATCAGAGGGCGGCAAAGCGGCAGAAGATTTACCATGTTTGCTGTTCTTACAAGGCGGCCCTGGCGGGAAATCGCCGCGACCAACCAGTAAAGGCGGATGGTTAGGCGAGGCGCTGAAAAGCTTTCGCGTGATCTTGCTTGATCAACGCGGCACGGGGCAGAGCAGCAGGATCGAATCGAGCGTGATCCGCAATATGGACGTGGATCAAACCGCTGACTATCTCAGCTATTTCCGCGCTGATTCTATTGTGGCAGATGCTGAGCATCTGAGAAAAACGCAGTTTGGTGGCCGTAAATGGAGCACCTTAGGGCAGAGTTTTGGTGGCTTTATCACCCTGACTTATTTATCTCAGGCCCCAGAAGGGCTTGATGCCTGTTATATCACCGGTGGTCTACCCTCAATTAAACCCGATGCCGAGCAGCTGTATCAGCGCACCTATCAGAAGCTGAAAGAAAAGAATCAGATTTTCTTCTCGCGCTATCCCCACATGCAGCAGCAAATCAACCGGATTGCGGACGTGCTAAACGAGCAGGATGTGTATCTGCCCGATGGCGATATCCTCACCGTACAGCGTTTGCAAACGCTGGGTATT comes from the Hafnia alvei genome and includes:
- a CDS encoding AraC family transcriptional regulator encodes the protein MLIDERWTQLAQQLSRQVAQPGVSASPIENVKIIYANQHQPRTPVMYEPCIIIVLQGHKVGYLGEQVFRYDPTNYLLMTLPLPCECETFATPDEPLIGLSVRVNTSMLQDLLMDIGDGLAAKQRCQSSGVKSVSLDESMFCATERLVDAMANPLQARVLGPQIVREMLFHALCGDGGEALQALANRHSHFSQIAKALRLIEQQYSDSLNVDLLAQEVNMSVSAFHHNFKAVTATSPLQYIKSFRLHKARMMMLHDGLKASTAAIRVGYESASQFSREYKRFFGNTPSEQMTRYREGGLSIVER
- a CDS encoding alpha/beta fold hydrolase, translating into MIEKEYLLAGMWVREHRLSVPLNWSDENDPRRITVFARELSEGGKAAEDLPCLLFLQGGPGGKSPRPTSKGGWLGEALKSFRVILLDQRGTGQSSRIESSVIRNMDVDQTADYLSYFRADSIVADAEHLRKTQFGGRKWSTLGQSFGGFITLTYLSQAPEGLDACYITGGLPSIKPDAEQLYQRTYQKLKEKNQIFFSRYPHMQQQINRIADVLNEQDVYLPDGDILTVQRLQTLGIQLGMSEGYENLLWLFDEAFNHEGELSDTFLSQVMHLTGFTEHPLYAVLHESIYADNHSGATHWAAQRVHDTLPEFQSDCRPLLLTGEMIYPWMFDEMQCLRPFRDAVHQLAQRSEWQPLYDAERLAANTVPVVAAVYYNDMYVDVGLSLETAKHIGKVETWITSEFEHNGLRVGNVFAHLRQMMALRGVN